A part of Astyanax mexicanus isolate ESR-SI-001 chromosome 2, AstMex3_surface, whole genome shotgun sequence genomic DNA contains:
- the bicc2 gene encoding bicaudal C homolog 2 isoform X2 codes for MAAGVKATSMDLLEPVAPESEPNSGPEQNHQSSEQPDTDQEHELQIQTRSGEDEDEEEDDEGGNSGMESEPKDQERSPADWIEERFRIDRKKLETMLYGPAEGTSLSGEEFFEKIMKETNTQVKWPSKLKIGAKSKKDPHVKVEGKKDDVLEAKRKILELLEAKVNKVTLKMDVTHTEHSHVIGKGGGNIKKVMEDTSCHIHFPDSNRHSATGEKSNQVSIAGPVEGVESARKHIRDLQPLVLTFDLPLTLVGGVVTDAGSPLIQHVAQAFGVSVTFRTQPKLYCSTCVVRGLQGNCAAVKKATCVLMELLLGREAAAVAGVTGGVMVSTQLDVTSQQHLFLLGQNGANFLSVMHQTHTQIVLPDLTAPQHTPSLLIQGTADGVCLARQQLMDCLPVCLMFEMKEEGESDPRKLAQMMQNLGVFISVKPKVKLTAKSVVVKGLERNIESLYEARRLLLGLESSEVSIMAKKSCEISTASKTPLDPLLVNNGMTGYLFNMLMQQLNLTETATVPTPDSVPSTAPVKPRPSPPPGLAGLADEGRMGLRGAESKLEKIPESEDQPSDHTESPPSEFRTQDFIDVKEITAKPAVSMRRNSHSGVTRDQTQELGHLISLQSSPRSVRMEVDSVYFNRDRRCSLRIFPSLDSNSTNEDHDYERKKLLANRAMQKKPVVTEVRTPTDTWSGLGFSKSMPAEAVKELRSVSRRCYRSYLNNQQSWGSQTSKDRASGNGSESENWRERRGSASSASASSSSSSSPTSCSLSSSTGMTAFSSSKTADGYGYSSYYEGMSKPLTGRSPSPSPQPQDDLLELLIQLGLEKYNTLFQEQEIDYQTFFTLSEEDLKEVGVSTFGARRKMLLAISDLNKTKMKLSDAPVVKSGYLEGGASGRLPRIMDEDVAAKSNRW; via the exons ATGGCAGCCGGAGTGAAGGCCACTTCCATGGACCTTCTGGAACCTGTGGCCCCCGAGTCTGAGCCCAACTCTGGGCCAGAACAGAACCACCAAAGCTCTGAGCAGCCAGACACAGACCAAGAGCACGAGCTCCAGATTCAGACCAGGAGTGGAGAGGATGAAGACGAGGAAGAGGATGATGAAGGAGGAAACTCTGGGATGGAGTCAGAACCCAAAGACCAGGAACGTTCTCCTGCAGATTGGATAGAGGAGCGCTTCCGGATCGACAGGAAGAAACTGGAAACCATGCTTTATG GTCCTGCAGAGGGGACCAGCCTGTCTGGAGAGGAGTTTTTCGAGAAG ATAATGAAGGAAACTAACACTCAGGTGAAATGGCCGTCGAAACTGAAGATTGGAGCCAAGTCGAAGAAAG ATCCACATGTAAAAGTGGAAGGAAAGAAAGACGATGTCCTTGAGGCCAAGAGGAAGATTCTGGAACTTTTAGAGGCGAAG GTCAATAAGGTAACTCTGAAGATGGATGTGACTCATACTGAACACTCTCATGTGATTGGTAAAGGAGGAGGGAACATTAAGAAGGTTATGGAGGACACATCCTGTCACATCCACTTCCCTGACTCCAATCGCCACAGTGCAACAGGAGAGAAAAGCAACCAG GTGTCCATCGCCGGACCTGTGGAGGGCGTGGAGTCTGCGAGAAAACACATAAGA GACCTGCAACCTCTGGTTTTGACATTTGACCTCCCGCTGACCCTGGTGGGTGGAGTTGTTACGGACGCAGGGTCTCCTCTGATTCAGCATGTAGCACAGGCGTTTGGAGTGAGTGTGACATTCAGAACCCAACCTAAACTCTACTGCTCCACCTGCGTGGTCCGAGGCCTGCAGGGGAACTGTGCTGCTGTGAAG AAGGCCACCTGTGTCCTAATGGAACTTCTCCTGGGCCGAGAGGCGGCAGCAGTTGCCGGGGTAACAGGAGGGGTCATGGTCAGTACCCAACTGGACGTGACCTCTCAGCAGCATCTCTTCCTGCTGGGTCAAAATGGAGCCAACTTCCTCAGCGTGatgcaccaaacacacacacagatcgtACTCCCCGACCTCACTGCCCCACAACACACACCCTCTCTGCTCATCCAGGGCACTGCGGACGGTGTGTGTCTCGCGCGACAGCAGCTCATG GACTGCTTGCCTGTGTGTCTGATGTTCGAAATGAAGGAGGAGGGTGAGTCAGACCCTCGTAAGCTTGCACAGATGATGCAGAATCTCGGAGTCTTCATTAGCGTCAAACCAAAGGTCAAACTGACTGCCAAG TCAGTGGTGGTGAAGGGTCTGGAGAGGAACATAGAGAGTCTATATGAGGCCAGACGTCTCCTGCTGGGTCTGGAATCCAGCGAAGTCTCAATAATGGCTAAGAAGTCTTGCGAGATCTCCACTGCAAGCAAGACCCCCCTGGACCCTCTGCTGGTCAACAACGGCATGACAGGCTACTTGTTCAACATGCTAATGCAGCAGCTGAATCTCACAGAGacag CCACTGTCCCCACGCCGGATTCTGTGCCAAGCACCGCCCCAGTGAAGCCCCGCCCTTCTCCCCCACCCGGGTTGGCTGGTCTGGCAGATGAGGGACGGATGGGACTGAGAGGAGCAGAGTCTAAGCTAGAGAAG ATTCCTGAGAGTGAGGACCAGCCCAGTGACCACACAGAGAGCCCACCATCTGAATTTAGAACACAAGATTTCATTGATGTTAAAGAGATCACTGCCAAGCCGGCAGTGTCGATGAGGAGGAATAGCCATTCAGGAGTTACCAGAGACCAAACTCAAGAATTAGGCCACCTAATATCATTACAGTCCTCTCCAAG gtcAGTGAGGATGGAGGTAGACAGTGTGTATTTTAACAGGGACCGACGCTGCAGTCTTAGAATCTTTCCCTCTCTGGACTCCAACTCCACTAATGAG GATCACGACTATGAGAGGAAGAAACTACTCGCAAACAGAG CCATGCAGAAGAAGCCAGTGGTGACAGAGGTGCGGACCCCCACTGACACCTGGAGCGGCCTGGGCTTCTCCAAGTCGATGCCGGCTGAGGCAGTAAAGGAGCTGCGCAGTGTCAGCCGCCGCTGCTACAGATCCTACCTCAATAATCAACag TCATGGGGCTCTCAGACCAGTAAGGACAGAGCATCTGGTAATGGGAGCGAGTCTGAGAACTGGAGAGAGAGACGAGGCTCTGCATCTTCAGCGTCAGCATCATCCTCCTCATCGTCTTCACCCACATCCTGCTCCTTATCCTCATCCACAGGCATGACTGCGTTCAGCTCCTCTAAAACAG CTGATGGATATGGATACAGTAGCTACTATGAAGGAATGTCCAAGCCTCTGACTGGCAGATCTCCAAGCCCCTCCCCTCAGCCCCAGGATGATCTGCTGGAGTTACTGATACAGCTGGGGCTGGAGAAATATAACACACTGTTCCAGGAACAGGAG ATTGATTATCAAACGTTCTTCACTCTCTCTGAAGAAGACCTGAAGGAAGTGGGTGTGTCCACGTTCGGAGCCAGGAGGAAGATGCTGCTGGCTATTTCTG ATTTGAATAAAACTAAGATGAAACTCTCCGATGCCCCTGTGGTTAAGTCAGGCTACCTCGAGGGAGGGGCCAGTGGTCGCCTCCCGCGAATCATGGACGAGGACGTGGCTGCCAAAAGTAACCGCTGGTGA
- the bicc2 gene encoding bicaudal C homolog 2 isoform X1: MAAGVKATSMDLLEPVAPESEPNSGPEQNHQSSEQPDTDQEHELQIQTRSGEDEDEEEDDEGGNSGMESEPKDQERSPADWIEERFRIDRKKLETMLYGPAEGTSLSGEEFFEKIMKETNTQVKWPSKLKIGAKSKKDPHVKVEGKKDDVLEAKRKILELLEAKVNKVTLKMDVTHTEHSHVIGKGGGNIKKVMEDTSCHIHFPDSNRHSATGEKSNQVSIAGPVEGVESARKHIRDLQPLVLTFDLPLTLVGGVVTDAGSPLIQHVAQAFGVSVTFRTQPKLYCSTCVVRGLQGNCAAVKKATCVLMELLLGREAAAVAGVTGGVMVSTQLDVTSQQHLFLLGQNGANFLSVMHQTHTQIVLPDLTAPQHTPSLLIQGTADGVCLARQQLMDCLPVCLMFEMKEEGESDPRKLAQMMQNLGVFISVKPKVKLTAKSVVVKGLERNIESLYEARRLLLGLESSEVSIMAKKSCEISTASKTPLDPLLVNNGMTGYLFNMLMQQLNLTETATVPTPDSVPSTAPVKPRPSPPPGLAGLADEGRMGLRGAESKLEKIPESEDQPSDHTESPPSEFRTQDFIDVKEITAKPAVSMRRNSHSGVTRDQTQELGHLISLQSSPSRSVRMEVDSVYFNRDRRCSLRIFPSLDSNSTNEDHDYERKKLLANRAMQKKPVVTEVRTPTDTWSGLGFSKSMPAEAVKELRSVSRRCYRSYLNNQQSWGSQTSKDRASGNGSESENWRERRGSASSASASSSSSSSPTSCSLSSSTGMTAFSSSKTADGYGYSSYYEGMSKPLTGRSPSPSPQPQDDLLELLIQLGLEKYNTLFQEQEIDYQTFFTLSEEDLKEVGVSTFGARRKMLLAISDLNKTKMKLSDAPVVKSGYLEGGASGRLPRIMDEDVAAKSNRW, from the exons ATGGCAGCCGGAGTGAAGGCCACTTCCATGGACCTTCTGGAACCTGTGGCCCCCGAGTCTGAGCCCAACTCTGGGCCAGAACAGAACCACCAAAGCTCTGAGCAGCCAGACACAGACCAAGAGCACGAGCTCCAGATTCAGACCAGGAGTGGAGAGGATGAAGACGAGGAAGAGGATGATGAAGGAGGAAACTCTGGGATGGAGTCAGAACCCAAAGACCAGGAACGTTCTCCTGCAGATTGGATAGAGGAGCGCTTCCGGATCGACAGGAAGAAACTGGAAACCATGCTTTATG GTCCTGCAGAGGGGACCAGCCTGTCTGGAGAGGAGTTTTTCGAGAAG ATAATGAAGGAAACTAACACTCAGGTGAAATGGCCGTCGAAACTGAAGATTGGAGCCAAGTCGAAGAAAG ATCCACATGTAAAAGTGGAAGGAAAGAAAGACGATGTCCTTGAGGCCAAGAGGAAGATTCTGGAACTTTTAGAGGCGAAG GTCAATAAGGTAACTCTGAAGATGGATGTGACTCATACTGAACACTCTCATGTGATTGGTAAAGGAGGAGGGAACATTAAGAAGGTTATGGAGGACACATCCTGTCACATCCACTTCCCTGACTCCAATCGCCACAGTGCAACAGGAGAGAAAAGCAACCAG GTGTCCATCGCCGGACCTGTGGAGGGCGTGGAGTCTGCGAGAAAACACATAAGA GACCTGCAACCTCTGGTTTTGACATTTGACCTCCCGCTGACCCTGGTGGGTGGAGTTGTTACGGACGCAGGGTCTCCTCTGATTCAGCATGTAGCACAGGCGTTTGGAGTGAGTGTGACATTCAGAACCCAACCTAAACTCTACTGCTCCACCTGCGTGGTCCGAGGCCTGCAGGGGAACTGTGCTGCTGTGAAG AAGGCCACCTGTGTCCTAATGGAACTTCTCCTGGGCCGAGAGGCGGCAGCAGTTGCCGGGGTAACAGGAGGGGTCATGGTCAGTACCCAACTGGACGTGACCTCTCAGCAGCATCTCTTCCTGCTGGGTCAAAATGGAGCCAACTTCCTCAGCGTGatgcaccaaacacacacacagatcgtACTCCCCGACCTCACTGCCCCACAACACACACCCTCTCTGCTCATCCAGGGCACTGCGGACGGTGTGTGTCTCGCGCGACAGCAGCTCATG GACTGCTTGCCTGTGTGTCTGATGTTCGAAATGAAGGAGGAGGGTGAGTCAGACCCTCGTAAGCTTGCACAGATGATGCAGAATCTCGGAGTCTTCATTAGCGTCAAACCAAAGGTCAAACTGACTGCCAAG TCAGTGGTGGTGAAGGGTCTGGAGAGGAACATAGAGAGTCTATATGAGGCCAGACGTCTCCTGCTGGGTCTGGAATCCAGCGAAGTCTCAATAATGGCTAAGAAGTCTTGCGAGATCTCCACTGCAAGCAAGACCCCCCTGGACCCTCTGCTGGTCAACAACGGCATGACAGGCTACTTGTTCAACATGCTAATGCAGCAGCTGAATCTCACAGAGacag CCACTGTCCCCACGCCGGATTCTGTGCCAAGCACCGCCCCAGTGAAGCCCCGCCCTTCTCCCCCACCCGGGTTGGCTGGTCTGGCAGATGAGGGACGGATGGGACTGAGAGGAGCAGAGTCTAAGCTAGAGAAG ATTCCTGAGAGTGAGGACCAGCCCAGTGACCACACAGAGAGCCCACCATCTGAATTTAGAACACAAGATTTCATTGATGTTAAAGAGATCACTGCCAAGCCGGCAGTGTCGATGAGGAGGAATAGCCATTCAGGAGTTACCAGAGACCAAACTCAAGAATTAGGCCACCTAATATCATTACAGTCCTCTCCAAG caggtcAGTGAGGATGGAGGTAGACAGTGTGTATTTTAACAGGGACCGACGCTGCAGTCTTAGAATCTTTCCCTCTCTGGACTCCAACTCCACTAATGAG GATCACGACTATGAGAGGAAGAAACTACTCGCAAACAGAG CCATGCAGAAGAAGCCAGTGGTGACAGAGGTGCGGACCCCCACTGACACCTGGAGCGGCCTGGGCTTCTCCAAGTCGATGCCGGCTGAGGCAGTAAAGGAGCTGCGCAGTGTCAGCCGCCGCTGCTACAGATCCTACCTCAATAATCAACag TCATGGGGCTCTCAGACCAGTAAGGACAGAGCATCTGGTAATGGGAGCGAGTCTGAGAACTGGAGAGAGAGACGAGGCTCTGCATCTTCAGCGTCAGCATCATCCTCCTCATCGTCTTCACCCACATCCTGCTCCTTATCCTCATCCACAGGCATGACTGCGTTCAGCTCCTCTAAAACAG CTGATGGATATGGATACAGTAGCTACTATGAAGGAATGTCCAAGCCTCTGACTGGCAGATCTCCAAGCCCCTCCCCTCAGCCCCAGGATGATCTGCTGGAGTTACTGATACAGCTGGGGCTGGAGAAATATAACACACTGTTCCAGGAACAGGAG ATTGATTATCAAACGTTCTTCACTCTCTCTGAAGAAGACCTGAAGGAAGTGGGTGTGTCCACGTTCGGAGCCAGGAGGAAGATGCTGCTGGCTATTTCTG ATTTGAATAAAACTAAGATGAAACTCTCCGATGCCCCTGTGGTTAAGTCAGGCTACCTCGAGGGAGGGGCCAGTGGTCGCCTCCCGCGAATCATGGACGAGGACGTGGCTGCCAAAAGTAACCGCTGGTGA